DNA sequence from the Acipenser ruthenus chromosome 8, fAciRut3.2 maternal haplotype, whole genome shotgun sequence genome:
AAAGTAAAACCATTTTGATCAATCTGATCAATCCAAGGAAAAGAAAGTTCTGAAAGCTGCTGTgtattttgtgatatttttttccAGTAAAAATCACTCCATAAAAGTAACAatgaacattttaatttattagaATTAAAGAAAACCATTAGTCAAGTAGACACATTTTAGTTTTCTGCAAAAGATAAACACGGTGGTATAAAAAAGCACAATTGCCTAATGTTTAGTGTGAACTTTGCAGGCTTTGGTTTTGACTGTTTTTCCAGCTCAGGCTCAAAAGATGTTACAGAACAACAAAGCTGAGCCTCAAGAATTTGATCAGAAAGCTTTCCATGCTTTGACTGCAGGTCTGTCAGTGTTGAAAACGCAGTCTCCAATAGGAATGTGGAACCAAAAATAACGGCAAATTCCAGCTCCCACCTTTCGTTATCGTTACGCTTTGGCGCCCGCTTCGCCTTCTTGGAAACTGGGATATTTTCATCCAAATCGTTTCTACTGGAAGGCACAGAAGCCTCTCCCAATCGTTTGTAACTCGCACCACAAAGCGATCCATTGAAACCCCCAAACACAAACTCGCAACTGTAGTATACTACGAATCAACGCGTTGAGGAAGCTTGTTGCTCTATTGCAAgacaaattatcatttagagatatctcaaaatttcgagatatcttaaattgaattgcagATGTCTCAAACTAACTCGATTTCAAGATATGTCAAactcatttcgagatatctcaaattcaattgaGATattcaaattgacttcctgtcctgtttgagatatctcgaattgaatttgagatatctcgaattgaCTTCCTGTCCAGTTTGAAATATCTCGAATTTTTTAATGAGATTCTTGGTCATATTCAGCGATGGGGACATTCTCTAaagaaataatgataataatgtggTCCGAGCCACACCTCTTTTTGGCACTGATGCAGATCCCTTTAATATAAGTTAATAAGTTGTGTGTCTGGTGTATTGTTAAGACTGTGAAGTGAAGCTGTGCTTGTGATATTAAAAGACgccctacacacaatgtattcatGCGTAACACTTTCAAATATTGGTCGCAAATTCGTAACAGTGATTGGTGGCTTTGTCATACATGCTTTATAATGTGTACAAAGTGAGTCCAAATATTGGAGACTGGACTGTGCCCTCAGCGCCTAAGAGGAAATACTCTCCAGGCAAAGCTTGCTCTTGAGGTGGTCTCACAACTTGGTGGATGAATACTTTCATCTACAGTGTTGCGAATCCATTGAACAAGTGGATGAAAACAGACATCTCCTACGAGCACACCTTCCAATGCCCGTAGGTCTATGTTCAGTTCATGTCCCAGTTCACATGACAGAACAGCTGTGTTGGTCTCTGAGGAGTTGCAGTGGATTAGGGAATTAAGATCTTTTGAATTGGTCTAATCAGCATCAGATCTAAACACCACTGTTGTTTAAACCCTTATAAAAAGACTCTTCATATTAATACAGAAAATACAATTGTAACTGGCCCCTTTGTTGTTCCTGTCATCAAGTAAATGGGATCGTTCTGGGACACAAAACAACCACATATTTCATTccctttgaaacaaaatgatgcatCTTGCATTGATACAGTTATAATTATACAAACGAAGAGCATTATGATGGGAAAGTTAAACCGAATGACCTTTAACAATGAGGTATTAATTCCTGTGTGGATCATTAGGTTTGAAGCCTCTGAAGAAAGCAGCGATTGAATTGAGGCAGGGCTTAAGAAAACTGAATACCGATAAAGACATTAGGTCATATGTTTGTATGGTTCACTAAGATTTCTGTATTTCCCTgtagaaattacattttaagccTACCAGCTATGTTCAAAAGTTTGATCAAATCATTGATCAAATTGTTTTATTAACCTATGCCAACTCTTAAAACACAGAAATCTATTTAGTAGACATAATTACCACCATTATTTTACTTGGGTGATGCAAATGATttgattggtttaatttaattgaatgttttttttttaattcggtaTAATTAAAGTCAATGGGTATGTTCATTGTAAATTATAAAATtggtgtttaattatttttaactaaaacaaattgatttttttattctaaaacacTTGATTCCATGTATGATTTGTACCATAACTGCTTAGAATAatctgattgaaaaaaaacatttacagtggaACAATTTCTCAAAATAGATTTAACACAACctgttgtttaaattgtttaagtacccaaataaagaacaaataaataaagagtaCATAGAATTAagaaacagcaaacagctctatatccaaggagaGTCAGAATCCAACAGGATACTCGttaatcactagaaatacttgaTAAAGATATGCACATTGACATACTCTATGCAGTATATGATAGTGTATACACCACGGAACAATGGGCAATAGTTTCCACTGTGCTGTTATGGTAAgacagacatttattttattgaagtaaaaaataaatgcttctGCAATTCATATTTCCATTTACTCTTAAAGAACCTTTATATTCATATTACATTTCCCTTAAACTGTgatgtttaatttaaatgaagggtATTTTCAGTGTAGTTTAATAAGATGGATAATGCAGACCAGCGTGCTTGCAGACAGGACGACGAACAAGAgaacacaaacacatatataatTACAATTTCCAGACACATTGCACAGTCCTCCCTCTCTTAAAAATAACAATCAGGTGGTTGCGCGGCCTGTAAATTGATTAAACGCAATCACTGGTGTTGCATGCAGTATATCATTTATGTATGAATCACATCATTGCTGCTGGCACAGAGGGGAAGCCTACACGCCCATATCTGTCAATCACACCAGTGGGGTTTCTCCAGAGCCTGTTTATTTATTGAACAGGGCTGGGAATTCCCTTCAGGGATGGCTCACCTGCTTGTTTAGAGGCGATGGCGTGCCGAGAGGCCAGCAGGGACCGGGGGGGATGGGAGCCGAGGGATCCCTGGAAAACACAAATGAACAGTGCTGTTAGCTTTCTACTTGAACTGTGCACTGAAGGGCTTGAGCAGCTTGTCAGCAAAGCAAATGAGCTGAAAATGCAAGCATATTAGTGTTTGCTAAGTAACACAGGACCCTGTGGTTGGGATTGACGTATACAGTGTATTGCACATTGTTTAAGAATTGCAGTTCGTTTTCATAAATAGCTTAatttacagcacagcacaggccAGTACAAAGCTGTCAGTGTAGACCTGCATTTGGAAATTAGAATGGCAAACctatagcaattaaaaaaaaaaaaaaaaaaaaaaagaattgctggATTTTTAAACAAGTGCATCCAGATTAGATTTTGGTTAATTTCTTTGTTAATAGCCGTCGAAAACTGAAAACACATTCTCTCTGCTTCTCAGTTTGTAGTTGTTTGCAGTTGTAGCTTCCTCAAGCAGAACATGAAGGGACTGTATTGCCCATTCTTCCTTTAAACCATGCATACATGTATACAGTGCGCTGTTTATAGGTTTATTAGTGACAAACACTGTTTCATTGAATtgatccatccatccatccatccatccccccCAATATGCCAATACAAAAGTCAATATTATCATTGTGGGAACCTCATACACACAGACATATGCAATGTCCAGGATTCTTTACACATGAGAATAGTATCTATAAAGTATGTTACAATGCAGAATGTGGTGGTGTTTATTAGCCTTCAAAAACAGGCCTTTGTATACTAACTGGGAGTCTATTGTTTAATAATAAGTCTCAATAATTCCTCCCTGTGGTTTTCTCCACCTCGCACCCTGGACAGAGTAATGAGCTCTGCATTGGTTGGGTAATACAAAGATCCATCTCCCAGCTCCAGTGCACTTTCAGCACATCAGGCAGCgattttgtttctgaatatggagAACAGGGTTCCTATGTTAAGGACACTGACGGACCTACCTTCCCAGCAGCCTGGACAGGATGGACGATGGTACAAACTATTCATACTTGAGCTAAAATTCGACTCTGTATCTAAATTGTGTGTACATTCTAATAAAGTCTGATTTGCTTGGCTAGGTCAACCATGAAATGTTAAAGTGAGCTGCAGTTGATAGGCATGATCACAGTCAGCTGTTATTAATTGCCTGGCAGATGTTGTTATCAGAGATTGAATGGGGCTGTTTGAACCACAGGCTCTGTGAGTAAATATATTAATGCAGTCAAGGTGCAGTAATCGCTGGGGATGTCAGAAAACCCATCTGCCTGGGTTTCAGTGGCTCACCCTTCAGAGGCTCTGTGCTGGCTGACAACAGACTATGCCTGCAGGTACTTTAATCACTGATCGTTGTATTAAAGGAGTGGCAACCGAGGCTTTCAAATTCATTTTCTTAGCTTCTCATTAGTCTCATCAAACGTATGACTGGTCCCATGCTGACTGTGATGCGACTCTTTTAGTTATTCCTTTACTTTGGGATTTTAAGATTTTTCATGTACAGCACTTTAATGATATGCTCCATTGCATAGCATTTTACTTTGGGATTTTAAGATTTTTCATGTACAGCACTTTAATGATATGCtccattgcatagcattttgatccattcctagaaTGGGTAAAACCTCtgtgcaggctgtgtactgttGCTTCCTGACACCTACGGTAatcatttcctgtgctgtagATCACATGGCCAGATTGCAGTTAGATTTTTGGAGCGGAACCCACATGCATCACTGAGAGTGACTAGGTATCTATATACCTGttcaaaaacaagcaaagaaccaaaacgccttccacaaaacaaaaagggggCCTGCAATAATGTTGATGGGGACTTTTCAGCTGGACTGATACTGCACATCATCCTTACAAACCAACACAGGACATTTGTTCTAAAATGCATATTGCAAATAGAGCATATTGAAAGGGTCTGGCCATAGTATATTTGGCCTTGAGCCGTTAGCATGAAGACTTGATTGAATGATCACCATACATACTTGTAGTCAAGGTGCATGATCACCATACACACATGTAGTCCTGTGCAGTTGGCCTTTTATACATACTGTAGTTTTAAGACTCCTATTGGAACTTACTACAAAGATACATGAATGATCACGTTTTAATCAGCAAATACTGACAGCCCTCAAGTGATCACTACAGCTCTGCAATGGATGCAATCAATATTCGACCAGTTGGTGCTACTGAACTACTGTACGCAAGCAGTAGAGCATGAGGTACAATATTTCGATGGCATATAAACTGATTGTTTATAATCCTTTCTGAATTATACATCAGGGCCTTTCTGGAACTATACCCAAGTTCAAGCAGCCTGAACTCTGGTGAAGGCATGAACTGGGTATGAGAGTCGGCTGTGGGAATCAGCACACCGCTGGAAATGTTACCTGTTGTTTTAGCTTCATACATCTGGATACAttcccctggataagggtgtctgctaagaaataaataataacaataataacaataataataataataataataatggggacCAGCACAACCAGGAGAGATGGATATTCCATGAATTTGACTGTAGGCACTAAAGAACTAAGACTCCCATTTCAGTATTTAATTCTGTAATTCACTTACAACACACAGTTTATGCCTTAAAATTATGCATTTTATATCATCCAAAAGGTGTATGCGTTTTGTTTGGGGTGGGTGGGCATTGTGGATGATTCAATACTGCAATCAGACTCAATATCTAATTTATCACCCGTTCCAATTATATAGGATACTAAAATGAACAGCCATTAAAGTATGAAACTGAAACGCATTTGTTCTAAATTACATTACCACACTGATTAAATATCTCATCAACTGGTAATATCTGTTTgctacaacagcgtaattgaaaTCTTTACCTCTCCACACCCTCTTAAAAGCGGCAACAGCAATAACAAGCACAGAAACCTAGTGCAAGTAAAATGACAATGGTGTCCAATATAATCCTCATGGCAGGGTACTCCTGAATGGATGCTCTGAGATCAACGCAGATTATTTACACACTGCCCTTGAACAATCACTGCCAGTTTCATGACACCACATACTTCCACACAATCTGTtcttatttaccaggcttacgaATGTCCTTTTCAAGACACAGGGGCGGGAGTGAGATGGTTTTAGCAATGGCCACTAGGGATGTGCAACATATAGGGAATTACATGTTATAGGAGTTTTTTCAGAAGCATGTCGAATAATTGAAAAAGGGTATTTTTTCTTGGAATACTTGCAGTACTAAGCATAGttaaaaattaaacagaaacaatcaTAGAGaagataaagaaaacaaatggttaggatataaaaaaaaatgtaagaaattgAACATTGAAATTATAGAGCTATTAGACATTCAGATATACAGTAGACATATCATTTCTATTATCTATAAGGACGTGATATGCTCGttgacataattaaaaacaaggcAGGGGCATCATTATACAGGGTTGCTGTAAAAAAGGTTCTTTATATTGGCTGCTACATGTGTTTAGTACAGGGAGGTTTGTGGTCTGTGTGAATGTTTAGAAGCATGAGGCACCACAGTGATAAGAGCTGTCATGTTGGATATGAAGTGGAAAGAGATCAAGTGTAGCTGGGGGCCACTTCACTACAGCTGACAGCAGCGTTCCACAGACACATAAATGAACATAAATACAGAACCACAAACCATTTGTCCTGATAAGGGAAAAAGAAGAAACATGTACGTTTTGTAAGTGAAAGAGACAGCAGCTGCTGCAGGGATCAATGTTTACAGGTTGTGCCGCAGTTTGTTCTCTTAGACTTCTCATTCAATTCATTATCACTTATCTACATGCATGTGTAtttctaatttatatatatatacaggagcTCCATTCATAAACCTATAACACATTTATGTTTCAAAATCTGTTTTCATAAGATCATACTTGGGTGTATTCAGAACTACATTTAATCCATCAGAAcacaaaatcaatttaaaaaaacagatttaaagaaactactttaaataactcatgagttttTGTGAGTGCATTTGAAGTGCAAGCCTCCTCACCCTATGTTATCCAACTGtgatgaattggcatctcagcccattgaattgaatggaaaggggAGGGCTGGACACTAACTGtaaaccatacggttcaaagacgaaCACCTTACAAtccaactgaagagcaagctctgtagtggagagatAAGAACATGTCTTATGCTGACGTCAGTATTATTGACTTATCAGCCGCTAAGAGCAGTTTTAGtcaataataaacattattaataatTGTGTTATTTTACGATTCCTGGAAATACTATagaaaaacaccaaataaatacatttaaaaatgaaaccagCTGTTCAAATAGCTGAACGAGAGACTAGGTGGCTATAAACCTTCATTAAGAACAATGCCTTTAAAACAATGCACACATCAGGTCTACAAAGAGGTttctgcaatacaatacaataatccTTACATAGGACTTCATAGCAAATACAGCACATCTCATGGTGCTTGACAAGGTATTGAAATTACCAGTGGTAAACTGCATATGAAGCGTAAGTAAATAGCTGTAAATGACTGGTGTAAATGATTATTTATCAAACCTTATTTGCAAGCATTCTGCTAGACTGTGAAGCAGAAGGTCATGGGGGAGGGTCACAGTTGTGCTTgaacagtttgcattcaacagaGGAGGCGAATTTAGCATAAAACCAGCAACAGGGGAAGCAATCATAACAGAATAGAATGGTTAAGGCTCAGGAAAATGGTAGCAATTGTTGCTTCTTGTGTCCAGCCCCTACCGATACTGTTCTTTCTGTGGAGGCCACCAGGTAGCAACTCCTGATGATGACAACCTACTGCAGGAGTCAGGCGTCATTTCCAATGGCTGGTCTCACTACAAAGCTGGCCGCAGTGACGGTTATTGAGGActggcatatacagtatatatatatatatatagtaatttgcccaaattatttttatatagcacttcACTTAATTCCCCTGAAGCAGGTTATATCTTTGTGAAACTGGCTTTATTAATGATAGAGCTTGCTTTGTGAAATTACAACAcagataattattataattacgAGTGAAGCCATCAGCGAAAACATGTTATCTCCAGATCGCTGGTCTTGTAAGTAAGTGGTTTAAATGTGAGGTCTGTAAAACTGAAGGGTTATGTGTCAAAGTGTGACAGCAATAACCTATTAATTTATATTCCCTTTACAATAACAGAATGTGTGAAACTGcatgtttattttactttgaaaaaaattgcaCTGATAGCTTGAACTGCTAGCAGTGTACAGTAGTATATGTATCATTGCACTTGCCATTAATAGCATTTTCTATTTTGTAACAATGTGGAGTACCACTTTACATTAGGTGTCTGTAATTACGctgtaataacactgtaattacatgTGTGGTTACATAGGCATTACATTGTTAATAATCCAAAAGAGGCTAGCAATTGCTATTATTTTCCATTTTGTAATGGCATTGTAACACATCCATATATGTTATTACTACTCTATTAGAGGTTACTGTTAGCAGTCACTGGGTTATTTTTCAAGTACTAGGAAGGATCTACTGCTTCCAACACCCAGGGAATGAGTGAATGGGATGAAAGGTTGAAGCGAGTGGGTGAATGGAGACTTGAGCATGAGCTAGTCCTCGAGTACATGCCCCTGGCAATGCTGGAAAAGGAAAGCATCTCCAGCAATCAGGAGCGACGCTTTGGAACACAGCTGCAGGGTTCACTGCCATTTCTCCATTCATAACGAGATAACAAGATCATGTCAATCTTCAATTAATATTAAACACagctgtgtttctttattttttatttcttcttgtcTCGCtgcagtacataagaacataagaacataagaacataagaacataagaaagtttacaaacgagaggccattcagcccatattgctcgtttggttgttagtagcttattgatcccagaatactGTAGCTTTCAATAAATTGTAATACTAATGAAATTGGGCTGAATTCTCAAAGCACATTTTTGCCCCAATTACAATTCTCAAAAAGTAACAAATTAAGGCTCTTACAAGGTCCTACATTCAATTGCTAAACTGTTTATGTGTTTATTCAAAAtctaatgtttttctttctaaaatacTGTTTGATTTTCATGTCCTAGAACAGGTAACaatagtctagaacagtttcatggacACCAAACAGTGATGGCTCTATAAAATAGAGCTTTGAGTAGCAGCCCATTATCAAGGTTTTATTAAGAATGTTACTTTTCTTTTCCTTATCACagaaaaataatgaattaattcaGCACTGATTTAacatttaatacatatttatattatttgtgcCAACCaagttaatatttgtattttatttttagaaagcaTTAAGAATCTTTAAACATTCAAATTGAACCGAACTcatttgaaatatatttgtttatcttTTGACTTATCTTTTTATTGACAGACTCTCAATAAACGAGGTGGTTGGGTTCAGTTAAATTGTCTAGTGTGGGTTTGGTGGCTGACTCATCACAGAATCCACGGTATTCAGCTGAACTGTGTACAGtgtttaattcattcattcaaagaGGAAAAGGCtgggattttttttctgttgacaCACTGCATCCCGGAAGGCAATTCATATTGAAATCAATGTTGCCAAGGCATTTCTTGAAGAACTCCACAGCATGTTAACTATACAGGGCTTTATCAGAGCCAGTCACGCAGAATATTACAAACAGACCAATGGAGATCCTGataacacacaatacaaaacatgcgaaggttagaaaaaaaaaacatttgtttaggTTTTCGGCAAGTTAGTGTTTCCTCGTTATTTTCTTGTGCATTTGATACCAAATGCTGACCAAATACATTTGTCACTGACAGAGTGTTTTGTACATAGGGGTACTGTAAATAACACTCTCAACAAGGAAAGAAAAAATAAGGCAAGCAAAAATGCAGAATACAGTATGCTAGTGTCTTCAGCAGTGtacacaacatatatatatatatatatatatatatatatatatatatatatatagtgcaccaCAATGCTCTATTTTAaagctgcaattaaaaaaaaacaaaaacaacaaaaaaaattaaacaaatgtgaccATGCCACTGGAGGAGTTACAGAACCAAGTTAAACAGTGTATTTTACTGCACTTGATATACTGACTAGGTCCAGTATAAGACAATTACACATCAGCAAAACTGTGTGCTACATCAGACAGGAGAAAGAGGGcagtggctgctgctgctgcataaaacataatatttaatgcaaaaacaaacatattaatcAGTGCAGAAGTGCTGAAAGAAATCCAGTGACTATGAATGCAAGTATAGACTGCTCTGACCTCTCATGGGGTCATCATCTTGAACTGTACAGCTCCCTTTACGATATTCTGTACGACCCTGGGCTCTACTTAAATGATCCTGACAGCAACAGATCAAAATACTAGCACCCATCCAATATTGCTGcctttgactgttttttttggtattattctTTTGTCTACTAAGGTCAAACAATGGAGCAGGATGTGGAGAGCCCAATCACCATCCGACAGCCCAAGCTGCCCAGACAAGCCAGGGAGGACTTTTGCAACCAGGGTGCCGACAAGGAGAGAGCCAAGAGGAAGATCCAGAGGTATGTGCGCAAGGACGGGAAGTGCAACGTCCACAATGGGAATGTGAGGGAGACCTACCGGTACTTCACAGACATCTTCACCACCTTGGTGGACCTAAAGTGGAGATTCAACTTGTTCATTTTCGTCTTGGTCTACACGGTGACGTGGCTTTTCTTTGGCATGATCTGGTGGCTCATAGCCTACGTCCGAGGAGATCTGGAACACATCGGGGACAACCAGTGGACCCCTTGCGTCAATAACTTGAACGGCTTTGTCTCTGCCTTTCTATTCTCAATAGAAACGGAGACCACTATCGGCTACGGCTACAGGGTCATCACGGACAAATGCCCTGAGGGAATCGTTCTCCTGCTGGTTCAGTCAGTCCTGGGGTCCATAGTCAACGCCTTTATGGTGGGTTGCATGTTTGTTAAGATCTCCCAGCCCAAGAAGAGGGCTGAGACGCTAGTGTTCTCCACCCACGCCGTCATCTCCATACGGGATGGCAAGCTGTGTCTAATGTTCAGGGTGGGGGACCTGAGGAACTCTCATATCGTGGAGGCTTCCATAAAAGCCAAGCTGATCAAGTCCAAGCAGACCAAGGAAGGAGAGTTCATCCCCTTGAACCAGACGGACCTCAACGTGGGCTACGACACGGGCGACGACCGCCTCTTCCTGGTCTCACCGCTCATCATCTGCCATGAGATCAACGAACACAGTCCTTTCTGGGACATTTCCAAATCCCATCTGGCCAAGGAAGAGCTGGAGATTGTGGTCATACTGGAGGGAATGGTAGAGGCAACAGGTGAGGAGGGATCTAAGGATTCTTGCTTTAGTTTGCTTAGAATTGATGTGTTCTTGTCTGTGGGGATTTTGTCACCTACTGGCATTATCCTTCTCTGACCCACTGGAGAAAGAATGAGAACGCATGAGGAAAGGGACATTTTTTGAAAAGACAGGAGAGGTAGCTGTGAAAGAGAGACATGTTGATCTTCTACACAACCATTTGTAAGCTAGTTTGTATTATGTTTGTACTCCAGGGAAACACTGACATTGTTAATGTTACAAATCAAACAAGACACAGTTACATAAAGGATCCCTTTAATTAAAAAcctggagttatttatttatagcttTGTGGTTGCAGACGTTGCTTTAAAATTGATGGATCACCTGGCCCTGGTGGATTACATTCAAACACAGGGAAACAGCGTGtggttatttgattttttttttaggcgACAAGTGAAACAGCACTAAACATTTGCAAAGTTTACGATTGCACTCCAGTCGAAGACACCTGCAAACTGCCTGGTATTGTTGGGCAGAGTGCAGAGGATCACAGAGGTGAAACTGCCTGGCATTGTTGGGCAGAGTGCAGAGGATCATAGAGGTGAAACTGCCTGGTATTGTTGGGCAGCGTGCAGAGGATAACAGA
Encoded proteins:
- the LOC117972667 gene encoding G protein-activated inward rectifier potassium channel 2-like; translated protein: MEQDVESPITIRQPKLPRQAREDFCNQGADKERAKRKIQRYVRKDGKCNVHNGNVRETYRYFTDIFTTLVDLKWRFNLFIFVLVYTVTWLFFGMIWWLIAYVRGDLEHIGDNQWTPCVNNLNGFVSAFLFSIETETTIGYGYRVITDKCPEGIVLLLVQSVLGSIVNAFMVGCMFVKISQPKKRAETLVFSTHAVISIRDGKLCLMFRVGDLRNSHIVEASIKAKLIKSKQTKEGEFIPLNQTDLNVGYDTGDDRLFLVSPLIICHEINEHSPFWDISKSHLAKEELEIVVILEGMVEATGMTCQARSSYVASEIQWGYRFSPVLTLEDGFYEVDYNSFHETYETNTPPCSARELAEMTTRAGMPVSWSFTSKLNEQAELETEEEEEKRSHSNRDQTAQNGDVANVENESKV